A section of the Roseomonas marmotae genome encodes:
- a CDS encoding ROK family protein, with protein MTLRIGIDLGGTKTEIVALAPDGTPRLRRRAATPDGYRPILEMLAGLVRQAESELGEGGASVGLGIPGSLSPATGLVRNANTQCLNGQPLDRDLAALLGRPVRVSNDANCLALSEAADGAGAGHGVVFAVIIGTGCGGGVVVDGRLIEGYNRVGGEWGHTPLPWMTPAEFPGPRCWCGLHGCLETFLCGPALAADWKGAGERSAHGIAAAAEAGDAAAQGALERHASRLARALAAVTNLIDPDAIVLGGGLSNLGHLYETVPGLMAPFIFGDVGRTRLLRAKHGDSSGVFGAARLWDKG; from the coding sequence ATGACCCTGCGTATCGGCATCGACCTCGGCGGCACCAAGACGGAAATCGTCGCGCTGGCGCCGGACGGCACCCCCCGGCTGCGCCGCCGCGCCGCCACCCCCGACGGCTACCGGCCGATCCTGGAGATGCTGGCCGGCCTGGTGCGGCAGGCCGAGTCCGAGCTGGGCGAGGGCGGCGCCTCGGTGGGCCTGGGCATTCCTGGCAGCCTGAGCCCGGCCACCGGGCTGGTGCGCAACGCCAATACCCAGTGCCTGAACGGCCAGCCGCTGGACCGGGACCTGGCGGCGCTGCTGGGCCGGCCCGTCCGCGTCTCCAACGACGCCAATTGCCTGGCGCTGAGCGAGGCCGCCGATGGCGCGGGCGCCGGGCATGGCGTGGTCTTCGCCGTCATCATCGGCACGGGCTGCGGCGGCGGCGTGGTGGTCGATGGCCGGCTGATCGAGGGCTATAACCGCGTCGGCGGCGAATGGGGCCATACCCCCCTGCCCTGGATGACGCCCGCCGAATTCCCCGGTCCGCGCTGCTGGTGCGGGCTGCATGGCTGCCTGGAGACTTTCCTCTGCGGTCCCGCCCTGGCGGCGGACTGGAAGGGCGCGGGCGAGCGCAGCGCCCATGGCATCGCCGCCGCCGCCGAAGCCGGCGATGCCGCGGCGCAAGGCGCGCTGGAGCGCCATGCCAGCCGGCTGGCCCGCGCCCTGGCGGCGGTGACCAACCTGATCGACCCCGACGCCATCGTGCTGGGCGGCGGCCTCTCCAATCTCGGCCATCTCTACGAGACGGTGCCCGGACTGATGGCGCCTTTCATCTTCGGCGATGTCGGCCGCACCCGGCTGCTGCGGGCGAAGCACGGCGATTCCTCCGGCGTCTTCGGCGCGGCGCGGCTGTGGGACAAGGGATAG
- a CDS encoding GNAT family N-acetyltransferase, which produces MQREECEGVADAVLPLTPAALAESPVLARALLALNNAHAVELSWLEPARFRHLVEQAFLARRIGPAEALLLAFDQDADYDSPNFLWFRARYPRFVYVDRIVVAPAARGRGHARSLYRDLFAAARRAGHERVVCEVNSDPPNPASEAFHAALGFTGAGAASIHGGSKRVRYLECRLGA; this is translated from the coding sequence ATGCAGCGGGAGGAATGCGAAGGCGTGGCGGATGCGGTGCTGCCCCTGACCCCGGCGGCGCTGGCGGAATCGCCCGTCCTGGCCAGGGCGCTGCTGGCCCTGAACAATGCCCATGCCGTCGAGCTTTCCTGGCTGGAGCCCGCGCGCTTCCGGCATCTGGTGGAGCAGGCCTTCCTGGCCCGGCGGATCGGCCCGGCGGAGGCGCTGCTGCTGGCCTTTGACCAGGACGCCGATTACGACAGCCCCAATTTCCTGTGGTTCCGCGCCCGCTACCCGCGCTTCGTCTATGTGGACCGCATTGTTGTGGCCCCGGCGGCGCGGGGGCGCGGCCATGCCCGCAGCCTCTACCGCGACCTCTTCGCCGCCGCCCGGCGGGCGGGGCATGAGCGGGTGGTCTGCGAGGTGAACAGCGACCCGCCCAACCCGGCCTCGGAGGCCTTCCACGCCGCGCTCGGCTTCACCGGGGCCGGCGCGGCCTCCATCCATGGCGGCAGCAAGCGCGTCCGCTATCTGGAATGCCGGCTGGGCGCCTGA
- a CDS encoding glutathione S-transferase family protein has protein sequence MDRYILYGDLRSGSATAEMALAEIGAPVDLREVPLEGDHQLAEDYRRINPMGRVPTLVLPDGTVVTESLAILLTLADRHPEAGLLPPPGDSTRARALRWMTLAAGEFYPHVTRSDYPQRFSADPAHAPAIRERARQMGREIWLMVEREAAPDPFILGDRFSLADIYLSVLTRWLGGDEWTPLHCPRLDRLAQAVAARPGAGPVWRKHFSGGSISP, from the coding sequence ATGGACCGCTACATCCTCTATGGCGACCTCCGCTCCGGCTCCGCCACCGCCGAAATGGCGCTGGCGGAAATCGGCGCGCCGGTGGATCTGCGGGAGGTGCCGCTGGAAGGCGACCACCAGCTGGCCGAGGATTACCGGCGCATCAACCCCATGGGCCGGGTGCCGACGCTGGTCCTGCCCGACGGCACGGTGGTGACGGAAAGCCTGGCCATCCTGCTCACCCTGGCCGACCGCCACCCCGAGGCCGGCCTGCTGCCGCCCCCCGGCGATTCCACCCGCGCCCGCGCCCTGCGCTGGATGACCCTGGCGGCGGGCGAGTTCTACCCGCATGTCACCCGCTCCGATTACCCCCAGCGCTTCAGCGCCGACCCCGCCCATGCCCCCGCCATCCGCGAGCGGGCACGGCAGATGGGGCGGGAGATCTGGCTGATGGTGGAGCGGGAGGCGGCGCCCGATCCCTTCATCCTCGGCGACCGCTTTTCCCTGGCGGATATCTATCTCTCCGTCCTGACACGCTGGCTGGGGGGCGATGAATGGACTCCCCTCCATTGCCCGCGCCTGGACCGGCTGGCCCAGGCGGTGGCGGCGCGGCCGGGCGCCGGGCCAGTCTGGCGGAAACATTTCTCTGGCGGAAGCATTTCGCCCTGA
- a CDS encoding DNA polymerase IV: protein MPILCRDCLSLSEVPAPACPACGSRRRVAHADLASLTIAHIDCDAFFASVEKRDRPELRARPLIVGGGKRGVVAACCYIARTRGVRSAMPMFKALALCPDAVVLKPEMAKYAEAGRRIRRMMEELTPLVQPMSIDEAVLDLTGTQALHKAPPAAVLAGLALRVEREVGVTISVGLAPNRLLAKLAVERDKPRGFAVIGAAEAAAILAPEPVTVLPGVGPVLARRLAAQGFSTLGQLQALSPREAAQRFGEDGPALAARARGEDNRPVDPRRETKSISAETTFESDTASLAALEAPLWRMCEKLGRRLREQGFAAGGVVLKLKSASFALRTRHARLHTPTRLPDTLFAAAQPLLAREVDGTPYRLIGIGAQPLVDGAGADRGDLLDAEAPRRAARWQAIEALRAKFGEDVVVKGRGR, encoded by the coding sequence ATGCCCATCCTCTGCCGCGATTGCCTGAGCCTGTCGGAGGTCCCGGCCCCCGCCTGCCCGGCCTGCGGCAGCCGCCGGCGCGTGGCGCATGCGGATCTGGCCAGCCTCACCATCGCCCATATTGACTGCGACGCCTTCTTCGCCAGCGTCGAGAAGCGGGACCGGCCGGAGCTGCGGGCCAGGCCGCTGATCGTCGGCGGCGGCAAGCGCGGGGTGGTGGCGGCCTGCTGCTACATCGCCCGCACCCGTGGCGTTCGCTCCGCCATGCCGATGTTCAAGGCCCTCGCCCTCTGCCCCGATGCCGTGGTGCTGAAGCCCGAGATGGCCAAATACGCCGAGGCCGGCCGGCGCATCCGCCGGATGATGGAGGAGCTGACGCCGCTGGTGCAGCCGATGTCGATCGACGAGGCGGTGCTGGACCTCACCGGCACCCAGGCGCTGCACAAGGCCCCGCCCGCCGCCGTGCTGGCGGGCCTCGCGCTGCGGGTGGAGCGCGAGGTGGGCGTCACCATCTCCGTCGGCCTCGCCCCCAACCGGCTGCTGGCGAAGCTGGCGGTGGAGCGGGACAAGCCGCGCGGCTTCGCAGTGATCGGCGCTGCCGAGGCCGCCGCCATCCTGGCGCCGGAGCCGGTGACCGTGTTGCCGGGCGTCGGCCCCGTGCTGGCGCGCAGGCTGGCGGCGCAGGGCTTCTCCACGCTGGGGCAGCTCCAGGCCCTTTCCCCGCGCGAGGCGGCACAGCGCTTCGGTGAGGACGGGCCGGCGCTGGCCGCCCGCGCGCGCGGCGAGGACAACCGCCCGGTGGACCCGCGCCGGGAGACCAAGTCCATCAGCGCCGAGACCACCTTCGAGAGCGATACCGCCAGCCTCGCCGCGCTGGAGGCGCCGCTCTGGCGGATGTGCGAGAAGCTGGGGCGGCGGCTGCGGGAACAGGGCTTCGCCGCCGGCGGCGTGGTGCTGAAGCTGAAGAGCGCCAGCTTCGCCCTGCGGACCCGCCATGCCCGGCTGCATACGCCGACGCGGCTGCCCGACACGCTCTTCGCCGCCGCGCAGCCGCTGCTGGCGCGGGAGGTGGACGGCACGCCCTACCGGCTGATCGGCATCGGCGCGCAGCCGCTGGTGGATGGCGCGGGCGCCGACCGGGGCGACCTGCTGGATGCCGAGGCGCCGCGCCGCGCCGCCCGCTGGCAGGCGATCGAGGCGCTGCGCGCAAAGTTCGGCGAGGACGTGGTGGTGAAGGGGCGCGGGCGCTAA
- a CDS encoding MFS transporter, producing MPATAPATTAAPAEAQLQAMPLWLTLLLATACGLLVANIYYAQPLVGPISASLGMSPAAGGLIVTLAQAGYGLGLLLLVPLGDLVENRRLVAGIVAACAAALAVAALSHSATIFLLASLAIGACAVAAQILVPYAAHLAPEALRGRVVGNVMSGLLLGIMLARPASSLITSIAGWHAVYALSALAMAVLAIALWRLLPQRRPQAGLGYGGLLSSMARLWAGQPVLRQRAICHAGLFGAFSLFWTTVPLHLAEGFGLTQRGIALFALAGVAGAVVAPLAGRLADAGQARPGLARGGMLLALALGAASFPLSRAGGIGGWAGLGVLVLAAILLDAAVTLNLILSQRAVFALGDAVRSRVNGLFMAVFFVGGALGSALGGWAIARGGWTLACWVGCALPGAALLYALARRR from the coding sequence ATGCCCGCCACCGCCCCCGCCACCACGGCGGCCCCCGCCGAGGCCCAGCTCCAGGCCATGCCGCTCTGGCTGACCCTGCTGCTGGCGACGGCCTGCGGGCTGCTGGTCGCCAATATCTATTATGCCCAGCCGCTGGTCGGGCCGATCAGCGCCTCCCTGGGCATGAGCCCGGCGGCGGGGGGGCTGATCGTGACCCTGGCCCAGGCTGGCTATGGGCTGGGCCTGCTGCTGCTGGTGCCGCTGGGCGACCTGGTCGAGAACCGCCGGCTGGTGGCCGGCATCGTCGCCGCCTGCGCGGCCGCGCTGGCCGTGGCCGCCCTCTCCCACTCCGCCACGATCTTCCTGCTGGCCTCGTTGGCCATCGGGGCCTGCGCCGTGGCGGCGCAGATCCTGGTGCCCTATGCGGCGCATCTGGCGCCCGAGGCGCTGCGCGGCCGCGTGGTTGGCAATGTCATGAGCGGGCTGCTGCTGGGCATCATGCTGGCGCGGCCGGCCTCCAGCCTCATCACCAGCATCGCCGGCTGGCACGCGGTCTATGCGCTCTCCGCCCTGGCCATGGCGGTGCTGGCCATCGCGCTCTGGCGGCTGCTGCCACAGCGGCGCCCGCAGGCGGGGCTGGGCTATGGCGGGCTGCTCTCCTCCATGGCGCGGCTCTGGGCGGGCCAGCCCGTGCTGCGGCAGCGCGCCATCTGCCATGCCGGGCTCTTCGGCGCCTTCAGCCTGTTCTGGACCACGGTGCCGCTGCATCTGGCGGAGGGCTTCGGCCTGACCCAGCGCGGCATCGCCCTCTTCGCCCTGGCGGGCGTGGCGGGGGCGGTGGTGGCGCCGCTGGCGGGGCGGCTGGCCGATGCGGGGCAGGCGCGGCCGGGCCTGGCGCGGGGCGGCATGCTGCTGGCCCTGGCGCTGGGCGCGGCATCCTTCCCCCTCTCCCGGGCCGGCGGCATCGGCGGCTGGGCGGGACTGGGGGTGCTGGTGCTGGCGGCCATCCTGCTGGACGCGGCGGTGACGCTGAACCTCATCCTCTCCCAGCGCGCCGTCTTCGCGCTGGGGGATGCCGTCCGCAGCCGGGTGAACGGGCTGTTCATGGCGGTCTTCTTCGTCGGCGGCGCGCTGGGCTCGGCGCTGGGCGGCTGGGCCATCGCGCGCGGCGGCTGGACGCTGGCCTGCTGGGTGGGCTGCGCCCTGCCGGGGGCGGCGCTGCTCTATGCCCTGGCGCGGCGGCGCTGA